A DNA window from Ornithobacterium rhinotracheale DSM 15997 contains the following coding sequences:
- a CDS encoding LutC/YkgG family protein has product MTTKEKILNDIRQNLPKREKVAHPEIPTFEKEGVDLLANFKKNLEIAAGKWHEVNSIEEAQEIVKKEFPDAKVICSVTDEWQGNKPVGSIDHPQDLADVDLGIIRAEFGVAEMGMVWLTEKDLKVNAIGFLSQHLIILLDPNKLTENMHTAYHKLDLMGIKYGNFMMGPSATADIEATLVHGAQGARSLTVFFLPEA; this is encoded by the coding sequence ATGACAACCAAAGAAAAAATATTAAACGACATAAGACAAAATCTCCCTAAAAGAGAGAAAGTAGCGCATCCTGAAATTCCTACTTTTGAAAAAGAAGGTGTAGACTTGCTTGCAAATTTTAAAAAGAATCTAGAAATCGCTGCGGGAAAATGGCACGAAGTCAATTCGATAGAAGAGGCACAAGAAATCGTGAAAAAAGAATTTCCAGACGCAAAAGTAATTTGCTCGGTGACCGATGAATGGCAGGGCAATAAGCCCGTGGGCAGTATCGACCACCCGCAAGATTTAGCCGATGTAGATTTAGGCATTATTCGAGCTGAGTTTGGCGTGGCAGAAATGGGTATGGTTTGGCTCACGGAGAAAGATTTAAAAGTGAATGCCATTGGATTTTTATCTCAGCATTTAATCATCTTGCTCGATCCAAACAAGCTCACAGAAAACATGCACACTGCCTACCATAAACTGGATTTAATGGGCATTAAATACGGAAACTTTATGATGGGGCCTTCTGCTACCGCCGACATTGAGGCAACCTTGGTACACGGAGCACAAGGAGCACGAAGCCTCACCGTTTTCTTTTTACCCGAGGCTTAA
- a CDS encoding lactate utilization protein B — protein sequence MSQEKVDIVKNSAEFINQDNIHEPMHDRVLWASRMKRDKVASEIPEWEQLRDLASQIKEHTLSHLDQYVLQFAENAEKKGIIVHWAKDGEEHNQIVLDIIQKNNRSRLIKSKSMLQEECGMTPFLEQHGIEVVESDLGERIQQLSHERPSHIVVPAVHKTVEDVSKLFAKTIGTDPNNNDAVKLTEAMRQNARPKFLKADVGMTGANFAIAETGTFVVCTNEGNADLTASLPNLHIASIGIEKIIPRVEDMGVFIRLLSRSALGTPATQYTSHFSAPRDGAEMHIVLVDNGRSKRLGNDDFWEALKCIRCGACMNTCPVYRRSGGLSYGATYSGPIGIILDPSYDEAKYSELPFHSSLCGSCTEVCPVHINISDQIMKWREIMMEHKQTPFIRRKMFEAADEILGSPTLFRMAEKMGHYGEKFTPNALIYLKANGYGQFHDMPKVKKETFRDWYLKNRKEK from the coding sequence ATGAGCCAAGAAAAAGTAGATATTGTAAAGAATTCCGCCGAATTCATCAATCAAGATAATATTCACGAGCCTATGCACGACCGTGTACTCTGGGCATCTCGCATGAAACGCGACAAAGTGGCAAGCGAAATCCCTGAATGGGAACAATTACGAGATTTGGCTTCGCAAATCAAAGAGCACACGCTTTCTCATCTCGACCAGTATGTGCTACAATTTGCAGAAAATGCCGAGAAAAAAGGTATTATTGTTCATTGGGCTAAAGATGGCGAAGAGCATAACCAAATCGTTTTAGATATTATTCAAAAAAATAATCGTTCGCGATTGATTAAAAGTAAATCGATGTTGCAGGAAGAATGTGGTATGACGCCTTTTCTGGAACAACACGGCATAGAAGTCGTAGAGTCCGACCTTGGCGAACGAATTCAGCAACTTTCGCACGAGCGACCAAGCCATATCGTGGTACCTGCTGTACACAAAACGGTGGAAGATGTGTCTAAACTTTTTGCCAAAACCATAGGAACGGATCCCAATAACAATGACGCTGTGAAACTCACCGAGGCAATGCGCCAAAATGCACGACCTAAATTTTTAAAAGCCGATGTCGGAATGACGGGTGCCAATTTTGCCATTGCCGAAACGGGAACTTTTGTGGTCTGCACCAACGAAGGAAACGCAGACCTCACCGCTAGTTTGCCGAATTTGCACATCGCAAGTATTGGGATAGAGAAAATCATTCCTCGCGTAGAAGACATGGGCGTATTCATTCGTTTGCTCTCTCGCAGTGCCTTGGGAACACCCGCCACGCAATACACTTCGCATTTTTCAGCCCCGAGAGATGGTGCCGAAATGCACATCGTGCTGGTAGATAACGGGCGTTCAAAAAGATTAGGAAACGATGACTTCTGGGAGGCATTAAAATGCATTCGCTGTGGTGCTTGCATGAACACTTGCCCTGTATATCGCCGAAGTGGTGGGCTATCTTATGGAGCCACTTACTCGGGACCGATAGGTATTATCCTCGACCCGAGCTATGACGAAGCTAAATATTCTGAATTGCCTTTCCACTCATCGCTTTGTGGCTCTTGTACCGAAGTTTGCCCTGTGCATATCAATATCTCCGACCAAATTATGAAATGGCGCGAAATCATGATGGAGCACAAACAAACGCCTTTTATTCGCAGAAAAATGTTCGAAGCCGCAGATGAAATTTTGGGCAGCCCTACTCTATTTAGAATGGCAGAAAAAATGGGACATTATGGCGAAAAATTTACGCCAAACGCTTTGATCTATTTGAAAGCCAACGGCTATGGACAATTTCACGATATGCCTAAAGTGAAGAAAGAAACCTTTAGAGATTGGTATTTGAAAAATAGAAAAGAGAAGTAA
- a CDS encoding (Fe-S)-binding protein — MKVALFIPCYIDAVYPEVGIATLELLEKLGVEVEYPLNQTCCGQPMGNEGESAKKTEENFCKNFAGYDTIVCPAGSCVKHVREHMHSVEQTPEVKKIRQNTYELVEFIHDVLGIKDFSSVSFPHTIAIHNSCSAIRGLHLTSRSEWQEPRFNKTETLLSGVKDINIIHIDRPDECCGFGGTFCATDPTVSAKMGSDKIADYTRHNVEYVVSPDMSCMMHQSGIASREKSELKFIHIAQVLNEGPF; from the coding sequence TTATTCATACCTTGCTATATAGATGCGGTGTACCCCGAAGTGGGCATCGCAACGCTTGAGCTTTTAGAAAAACTAGGTGTAGAAGTAGAATACCCGCTCAACCAAACTTGCTGTGGACAACCCATGGGCAACGAGGGCGAAAGTGCCAAAAAAACGGAAGAAAATTTCTGTAAAAACTTTGCAGGCTACGACACGATTGTGTGCCCTGCGGGGAGCTGCGTGAAACATGTGCGGGAGCATATGCATTCGGTGGAGCAAACGCCCGAGGTAAAGAAAATCAGACAAAACACCTACGAATTGGTGGAATTCATTCACGATGTATTGGGGATTAAAGATTTTTCTTCGGTTTCGTTCCCGCATACGATTGCAATTCACAATTCGTGCAGTGCCATTCGTGGGCTGCATTTGACCTCTCGCTCTGAATGGCAAGAGCCTCGTTTCAACAAAACAGAAACTTTACTTTCTGGCGTAAAAGACATTAATATTATTCATATCGATCGCCCCGATGAATGTTGTGGCTTCGGGGGGACTTTCTGTGCGACAGATCCCACTGTTTCTGCCAAAATGGGGAGCGACAAAATTGCAGATTACACTCGCCACAATGTGGAATATGTGGTATCTCCCGATATGTCTTGCATGATGCACCAGAGTGGTATTGCGAGTCGAGAAAAATCTGAATTAAAGTTTATACACATCGCTCAAGTTTTAAACGAAGGTCCTTTTTAA